A single window of Nicotiana sylvestris chromosome 5, ASM39365v2, whole genome shotgun sequence DNA harbors:
- the LOC138868347 gene encoding uncharacterized protein At3g49055-like — protein MEIVTLVAAKFKVERDATAYKEDATIAHTMFRDMSMAAEQKLIRAVEHAKVEAKRETLEELEARGFKLSADLEEARAEGRFALLISPDKGEDDSGEECRESFQSEDEFPKVGGEITGPRAFARLKAELLHCEAPLRDARDREKSLKLLCAAKESELVSLCHEVDRSQAREALLEKQEHVNAYSEAKERAQAGAFALEAQIQAARENDSVRAKMILRLSSEISRAKTEVVNVRAKVVMNKTRAGQKMAAYSRSTATAKAELKKTLDRNNIKEYERCRSRREIFEEIHGRGFDLSGEIKQAKGEEYDAKFLLSDV, from the exons ATGGAAATTGTTACTTTGGTCGCGGCTAAGTTTAAGGTCGAACGAGATGCTACTGCTTATAAGGAGGATGCGACCATAGCGCATACAATGTTTCGTGACATGTCCATGGCAGCTGAGCAGAAACTAATTCGAGCTGTTGAGCATGCCAAAGTGGAGGCGAAGAGGGAGACCCTGGAAGAGCTCGAGGCCAGAGGCTTCAAGCTGTCTGCCGATCTGGAGGAGGCTCGTGCAGAGGGAAGATTTGCGCTCTTGATTTCCCCTGATAAGGGTGAAGATGATAGTGGCGAGGA GTGCCGTGAGTCCTTTCAAAGTGAGGACGAGTTCCCCAAGGTAGGAGGAGAGATTACTGGCCCTAGG GCTTTTGCTAGGCTCAAAGCCGAACTGCTTCATTGCGAGGCCCCATTGCGGGATGCTcgagatagggagaaatccctcaaacTTCTTTGTGCGGCAAAGGAAAGCGAGCTCGTCTCTTTATGTCATGAGGTGGACCGGAGTCAGGCCCGGGAGGCCCTCTTGGAGAAACAG GAACATGTGAATGCCTATTCTGaggccaaagagagggctcaggCCGGGGCTTTCGCTCTTGAGGCACAAATTCAGGCCGCCCGTGAAAATGATTCTGTTCGGGCGAAGATGATCCTAAGACTCTCATCCGAGATTTCAAGGGCGAAAACTGAGGTGGTGAATGTCCGGGCCAAGGTTGTGATGAATAAAACCAGGGCGGGACAAAAAATGGCGGCTTATTCAAGAAGCACTGCCACTGCTAAAGCTGAGCTGAAGAAGACCCTTGATCGTAACAATATCAAGGAGTACGAgaggtgcagatcccggagggaaATCTTTGAGGAGATTCATGGcaggggctttgatctctcgggggagatcaagcaagccaaaggagaggagtacgatgccaagttcctATTGTCCGATGTTTAG